One stretch of Candidatus Bathyarchaeia archaeon DNA includes these proteins:
- a CDS encoding HAD family hydrolase, with translation MLFDLGGTLIKTASPPEIIGKILALHGRIKPIEDIALAHEKAERSMAPEEYSLSYYDFWVKWNRIILEALHIHDDADFLAKALVDEWWDNADIELYPDAEETLGKLYEMGLKTGIVTNAFEKDVEEILKRIKIPVVFDVTVGIDAVGKPKPDPEIFMFAVRALSIKPEEAMFVGDSLEKDYFGALNAGLKAVLLDREDKIREKHLVKIRNLKDLIDLIY, from the coding sequence GTGCTCTTTGACCTGGGGGGCACGCTAATTAAAACGGCTTCTCCGCCAGAAATCATAGGAAAAATATTAGCATTGCATGGGCGAATCAAACCCATAGAGGATATAGCTCTAGCGCACGAGAAAGCCGAGAGAAGCATGGCTCCAGAAGAGTATAGCCTTTCATACTATGATTTTTGGGTTAAATGGAACCGGATAATATTAGAGGCTCTCCACATACATGATGATGCCGATTTTCTCGCCAAAGCCCTCGTCGACGAATGGTGGGATAACGCTGACATAGAGCTCTACCCGGACGCTGAGGAAACACTAGGGAAGCTTTATGAAATGGGGCTGAAAACGGGTATTGTAACCAACGCCTTTGAGAAAGATGTAGAGGAGATCCTTAAAAGGATAAAAATACCAGTTGTCTTTGATGTAACCGTTGGTATTGATGCGGTTGGGAAGCCTAAGCCAGATCCAGAGATATTCATGTTCGCTGTAAGAGCGCTTAGCATTAAACCGGAAGAAGCAATGTTTGTAGGAGACAGTTTGGAGAAAGACTATTTCGGTGCTTTAAACGCTGGCTTAAAAGCAGTACTGCTGGATCGAGAAGACAAAATTAGGGAAAAACACTTAGTGAAGATAAGAAACCTAAAAGATCTTATAGATTTAATTTACTGA
- a CDS encoding ROK family protein — translation MVRRIAIGVDLGGTNVRVALGDSDGRILGKIVEKTEKGRGAEGISEQIIKMIRAITAEKVSLKDIEGIGIGSAGPLDIKRGGLMKPTNLPFDFVPLVKPIEDEFGLPTRLLNDCVAAVMGEKYFGLGKSHDNLVYVTISTGIGGGVYVDGHLLIGKDGNAHEIGHFTIDFEGRLLCGCGRRGHWEAYCSGNGIPNYSRLIIEEEGLMKIEGSQLIEDIRREGYANLTAKTIYDYAKSGDGAAKRIVERIGALNAIGFACVIDAYDPSLITVGGSVTLNNPDLVINPVKRHVDKHARNRVPEITLTPLGEDAVLYGAIASVFPWEG, via the coding sequence ATGGTTAGAAGGATAGCTATAGGGGTGGATCTGGGCGGAACAAACGTTAGGGTTGCGCTGGGAGACAGCGATGGACGAATACTGGGGAAAATCGTTGAGAAGACGGAGAAGGGTAGGGGGGCTGAGGGCATAAGCGAACAGATAATTAAAATGATCCGTGCCATTACGGCTGAAAAAGTTAGCTTAAAGGATATTGAGGGCATAGGCATAGGTTCCGCTGGCCCCTTAGACATTAAGAGGGGCGGCTTAATGAAGCCTACAAACCTGCCTTTTGATTTCGTCCCGCTTGTTAAGCCTATAGAGGATGAGTTCGGTTTACCGACAAGACTGCTTAATGATTGTGTTGCAGCCGTTATGGGCGAGAAGTATTTCGGTTTAGGTAAGAGCCATGACAACCTCGTTTACGTGACGATCAGCACCGGTATAGGTGGCGGAGTATACGTTGACGGACACCTATTGATAGGTAAGGACGGAAACGCCCATGAAATCGGGCACTTCACAATAGATTTTGAGGGTCGGCTCTTATGCGGCTGCGGTAGGAGGGGGCATTGGGAAGCCTACTGCTCCGGTAACGGGATACCGAACTACTCTAGGCTGATTATAGAGGAGGAGGGGCTCATGAAGATTGAGGGCAGCCAACTAATAGAAGATATCCGCAGAGAAGGCTATGCGAACTTAACCGCTAAAACCATATATGATTACGCTAAATCCGGAGATGGGGCGGCAAAAAGGATCGTCGAGAGAATCGGTGCTCTGAACGCCATAGGCTTCGCATGCGTTATCGACGCCTACGACCCGTCATTAATAACCGTCGGTGGATCAGTAACACTAAACAACCCCGATTTGGTCATAAACCCAGTTAAACGCCACGTAGATAAGCATGCGAGGAACAGGGTGCCGGAAATCACACTTACACCATTAGGTGAAGACGCTGTGCTCTACGGCGCTATAGCATCAGTTTTCCCTTGGGAAGGTTAA
- a CDS encoding cation-translocating P-type ATPase, with translation MNKAWHAMSEEEALEALKTSRNGLSVEEAKKRLLEYGPNKLISKGGVSPIKIFLNQFRDIFVLMLIAAVIISIVMAFAKPEPPTTEDYADALTIGAIVILNAIVGFVQEYRSEKAIEAMRKLTAPKATVIRDGHSVVISAEEVVPGDILVLETGDRVAADARLIEAVELKTNEAVLTGESTPVEKHLGALPESAPVGDRRNMVFMATHVIYGRGKAVVTSTGMKTEFGKIAELVQEMEEEETPLKIKLEKFAKKIAIIVVVICIIVFALEAIDIYFHGRGNLMDAFFTAVALAVSAVPEGLPAIVTVCLALGARELAKRNAIIRRLSSAETLGSVTVICSDKTGTLTKGEMTVRRIYVDGEIIEVTGVGYEPKGEFLRGNEKTDIKDHPSLSLLLTGASLCTNAQYDGKSVMGDSTEGALIVAAAKAGLWKEDLEKIYPRVYEVPFTSERKRMTTIHKSNNGNIVAFMKGAPEVVLQRCTHVLKNGKPKRLSEKDKSDILSVNEKMASEALRVLGVAYRELTEMDVEQLKDNKNHDVVESKLIFIGLLGMIDPPREETKIANQICQKAGIKTVMITGDHKLTAIAIAKEIGIMREGDIALTGEELDRISDEEFEKIVDNVKVYARVSPEHKMRIVKALKKKGHIVAMTGDGVNDAPALKQADIGIAMGITGTDVTKEAADMILADDNFATIVKAVEGGRAIYDNIRKFAFFLMRCNFDELFLIGTFALLGLEIPLTAGMILWINLVTDGGPALALTVDPPDKDIMERPPRNPNEGILHGRMLSIIVTFTLQFLLTGGLFYWQRYILGETLEQARTMAFIRATLQEIFVVWNCRSEKRGAFRLNPLTNKFLVLACFISGVATILVPFFGLFGTIWLDNPFDWAVTIIASLSGLFILPEIFYGRRVWRWV, from the coding sequence TTGAACAAAGCGTGGCACGCTATGAGCGAAGAGGAAGCCTTAGAAGCCCTGAAAACCTCACGTAACGGTCTTAGCGTTGAAGAAGCCAAGAAGAGGCTGCTGGAATATGGTCCAAACAAGCTTATTTCTAAGGGCGGCGTAAGCCCCATAAAGATATTTCTAAACCAGTTTAGGGATATTTTCGTTTTAATGCTGATCGCGGCCGTTATAATATCTATCGTTATGGCCTTTGCCAAGCCAGAGCCTCCAACAACAGAAGACTACGCTGACGCTCTGACAATAGGGGCCATAGTGATATTAAACGCCATTGTAGGCTTCGTTCAAGAGTACAGGTCTGAAAAGGCCATTGAAGCGATGCGCAAACTAACGGCCCCTAAGGCTACGGTAATACGCGATGGCCACAGCGTAGTAATATCGGCTGAAGAGGTTGTTCCGGGAGATATACTGGTGCTTGAAACAGGTGACCGCGTAGCCGCCGACGCGAGGTTAATCGAAGCTGTTGAGTTGAAAACTAATGAGGCTGTTCTAACCGGTGAGTCAACCCCTGTCGAAAAGCACCTCGGCGCCCTTCCGGAAAGCGCCCCGGTGGGCGACAGGCGAAACATGGTTTTCATGGCTACCCACGTGATTTATGGACGTGGAAAAGCCGTTGTCACATCAACCGGCATGAAAACCGAGTTTGGAAAGATCGCTGAGCTGGTTCAGGAGATGGAGGAGGAAGAAACCCCGCTTAAAATTAAGCTCGAGAAGTTTGCTAAGAAAATCGCCATAATAGTCGTCGTAATTTGTATAATAGTGTTCGCGCTGGAAGCCATTGACATATATTTCCATGGAAGGGGAAACCTAATGGACGCGTTCTTCACGGCTGTTGCTCTAGCTGTCTCAGCGGTGCCGGAGGGGTTGCCCGCCATCGTAACCGTATGTTTAGCTCTGGGCGCTAGGGAGCTCGCTAAGCGTAACGCAATAATTAGAAGGCTCTCATCGGCTGAGACCTTAGGATCGGTGACAGTTATATGCTCAGATAAAACTGGAACTTTAACTAAAGGCGAGATGACCGTTCGAAGAATATATGTTGATGGAGAGATCATCGAGGTTACCGGAGTTGGCTATGAGCCCAAAGGCGAATTTCTACGGGGAAATGAAAAAACGGATATTAAAGATCATCCGAGTTTAAGTCTGCTTTTAACAGGAGCATCCCTATGCACAAACGCCCAGTACGATGGTAAGAGCGTTATGGGGGACTCAACCGAGGGGGCCTTGATTGTTGCGGCAGCTAAAGCTGGATTATGGAAGGAGGATCTGGAGAAAATTTATCCACGCGTTTACGAGGTTCCGTTTACCTCTGAGAGAAAGAGGATGACTACGATCCATAAGTCTAACAATGGGAATATAGTGGCGTTCATGAAGGGTGCTCCGGAAGTAGTCTTACAACGTTGTACACATGTGCTGAAGAACGGAAAGCCGAAAAGGCTTAGCGAGAAAGATAAAAGTGATATTCTCTCCGTTAATGAGAAGATGGCAAGCGAGGCTCTAAGGGTTCTAGGGGTTGCGTATAGAGAGCTCACTGAAATGGATGTTGAACAATTAAAGGATAATAAAAATCATGATGTCGTTGAGAGTAAGCTGATTTTTATTGGACTGCTTGGGATGATAGATCCGCCGCGTGAGGAGACCAAGATAGCCAACCAGATCTGCCAGAAAGCTGGAATAAAGACGGTTATGATCACAGGCGACCATAAGCTAACGGCCATAGCGATAGCGAAAGAGATCGGCATTATGCGTGAAGGCGATATAGCTTTAACTGGCGAAGAGCTTGACAGGATAAGCGATGAAGAATTCGAGAAAATAGTTGATAACGTTAAAGTCTATGCGCGGGTTTCACCTGAACACAAGATGCGGATAGTTAAAGCCCTAAAGAAGAAGGGTCATATAGTAGCTATGACTGGAGACGGAGTTAATGATGCTCCGGCGCTTAAGCAGGCGGATATAGGCATAGCTATGGGGATAACTGGCACAGACGTAACTAAGGAGGCGGCTGACATGATTTTAGCCGACGACAACTTCGCGACGATTGTAAAGGCTGTTGAGGGTGGACGCGCAATCTACGATAATATTAGAAAATTCGCCTTCTTCCTAATGAGATGCAACTTCGATGAGCTATTTCTGATAGGAACGTTCGCCCTACTAGGACTAGAGATACCATTAACAGCTGGCATGATTCTATGGATAAACTTGGTTACTGACGGTGGCCCAGCTCTAGCGTTAACGGTGGATCCTCCTGACAAGGATATTATGGAGAGACCTCCGCGAAATCCGAATGAAGGAATTTTACATGGCAGGATGCTGTCGATAATAGTCACGTTTACGCTTCAGTTCCTTTTGACTGGAGGCTTATTCTATTGGCAACGCTATATATTAGGTGAGACCCTAGAGCAGGCTAGAACTATGGCCTTCATACGAGCAACTCTCCAAGAGATATTTGTTGTATGGAACTGCAGATCAGAGAAGCGCGGAGCCTTTAGACTCAACCCTCTAACCAATAAGTTCTTAGTTTTAGCATGTTTCATTTCCGGGGTGGCTACAATCCTAGTGCCATTCTTCGGGCTATTCGGAACGATTTGGCTAGACAACCCATTCGACTGGGCGGTAACCATAATAGCATCGCTTTCAGGGCTATTCATTCTACCAGAAATATTCTATGGAAGAAGGGTTTGGCGTTGGGTTTAG
- a CDS encoding MFS transporter: MVSISKKAPAEKGLFRNVIALGLVSLFTDVSSEMVFSLLPTFILDLPGSSAAALGLIEGLAENLSYTLRALSGLISDRLRRRKIIVAIGYALSNVAKPFFAAAQSVLDALVIRVSDRVGKAIRTAPRDALLGDSVPEEKRGMAFGIHRTLDQSGAIIGPLLASIILLLGLSVRMVFLLSFVPGSIALIILVFMVQERFGKVSEKFRMMNNLREVFRGRFILLLLIVGVFSLGAFNFSFILLNARESGVSDELIPMVYLIINLTHTLIAIPSGILSDKVGRERVLAVGYGTFLITCLLIYWLPKNQLHAFMIALFFGLYMGILETVQRALIPKYAERSDLMGTAYGIYYLVVGSAFLAANSLVGLLWQLGGSAMAAKYSITLSATAIIGMVLFASPAKRR; encoded by the coding sequence ATGGTTTCAATCAGTAAGAAGGCTCCTGCTGAAAAGGGGCTTTTCAGGAATGTTATAGCGCTAGGTTTAGTCAGCCTCTTCACCGACGTATCAAGCGAAATGGTCTTCAGCCTTCTCCCGACGTTTATACTCGATCTTCCGGGCTCAAGCGCCGCGGCGCTCGGCTTAATTGAAGGGTTGGCCGAAAACTTAAGCTACACGCTCAGAGCCTTGTCTGGCCTTATCTCAGATAGGCTTAGGAGGAGAAAGATTATTGTCGCGATTGGTTATGCGCTCTCAAATGTCGCTAAGCCTTTCTTCGCTGCTGCGCAATCGGTTTTGGATGCTTTGGTGATAAGGGTCTCCGATAGGGTTGGGAAAGCTATTAGGACAGCGCCGCGTGACGCGCTGCTAGGCGACTCTGTCCCTGAGGAGAAAAGGGGTATGGCTTTCGGCATACATAGAACCCTAGACCAGAGTGGGGCCATAATTGGGCCTCTGCTGGCGTCAATAATTCTCCTTTTAGGCCTATCGGTTAGAATGGTCTTCCTGCTCTCATTCGTACCCGGTTCAATAGCCCTAATAATCCTAGTCTTCATGGTTCAGGAAAGGTTTGGTAAGGTTTCAGAAAAATTTAGGATGATGAATAACCTTAGAGAGGTCTTTAGAGGAAGGTTTATCCTACTGCTGCTAATAGTTGGAGTCTTCTCTCTAGGCGCCTTCAACTTCTCATTTATACTGCTCAACGCTAGGGAATCAGGGGTTTCTGACGAGTTGATCCCAATGGTCTATCTAATCATTAACCTGACACATACGCTGATCGCTATACCATCCGGAATACTCTCAGATAAAGTAGGACGCGAGAGGGTTCTCGCAGTAGGCTACGGAACATTCCTCATAACATGCCTACTTATCTATTGGCTGCCCAAAAATCAGCTTCACGCATTTATGATAGCCTTATTCTTCGGGCTATACATGGGGATACTTGAGACTGTTCAAAGGGCCCTAATTCCAAAATACGCTGAGAGAAGCGACCTAATGGGGACAGCTTACGGCATATACTATCTGGTGGTCGGCTCAGCGTTTTTAGCGGCTAATTCCCTCGTAGGATTATTGTGGCAGTTAGGAGGCTCCGCTATGGCGGCAAAATATAGCATTACACTCTCAGCTACAGCGATTATAGGTATGGTTCTCTTCGCATCCCCGGCTAAGCGGCGATAG
- a CDS encoding 16S rRNA methyltransferase: MLLTLILAESALETIPQDLWDHPVIRHFSKRVGKHPRLIILDRSHHHYAMKDLENNIKRGRPDIVHLSLLEALGSPLNKEGLLRVYVHTISDHVIHISPETRLPKNLNRFIGLIEDLFEHGRVPPRGKPLLTLEAKTLPALINELKPTYTIIFDRPGKNKTFEEVALNLKGQEKPLVIVGGFPHGEFSKATLELADEVVCVDPEMLEAWTVVSRIIYEYERAISLPKTRLEKCSSA; this comes from the coding sequence GTGTTGCTGACGTTAATATTGGCTGAGTCGGCGCTGGAAACTATACCTCAGGATCTCTGGGATCACCCCGTGATTAGGCACTTCTCTAAACGCGTAGGAAAGCATCCGAGGCTAATAATTCTCGACAGATCTCACCATCACTACGCCATGAAGGATCTTGAAAATAACATTAAGCGCGGCAGACCCGACATAGTGCACCTCAGCCTACTAGAGGCTTTAGGCTCACCGCTGAACAAGGAAGGGCTTCTAAGGGTCTACGTGCATACGATCAGCGACCACGTGATTCATATTTCCCCAGAGACAAGACTGCCAAAGAATCTTAATCGATTCATAGGGTTAATTGAAGACTTATTTGAGCATGGAAGGGTTCCGCCAAGAGGCAAACCATTATTAACTCTTGAGGCGAAGACCCTGCCAGCGCTCATAAATGAGCTGAAACCAACCTACACAATTATATTTGATAGACCTGGAAAGAACAAAACCTTTGAAGAGGTTGCCTTAAACCTTAAGGGTCAGGAGAAGCCATTGGTGATTGTTGGCGGCTTCCCCCACGGCGAGTTTAGTAAGGCAACTCTAGAGCTGGCGGATGAGGTCGTATGTGTTGATCCTGAAATGCTTGAAGCTTGGACTGTTGTCTCACGTATAATATATGAGTACGAGAGGGCGATAAGTTTGCCTAAAACGCGTTTAGAAAAATGTTCTAGTGCCTAA
- a CDS encoding proteasome subunit beta → MFNVGLGEWRLKGTTTVAFKCIDGVVMATDTRATVLPGFVAHKKVKKVYQVTRNVGMTIAGVPAEAINLLDILRANATLYQIQRRRLIPVKVVASLASVVLFSQRLFPYEVQVIIGGYDDEGYHLYSLDPFGSAIEDNMIATGSGSPVAYGVLESGYRDEIRLEEGIALAVKAINAAIRRNVFTGDDFNIATITMENGYVELSEEEKRKIISKILS, encoded by the coding sequence ATGTTTAACGTTGGTTTAGGCGAATGGAGGCTTAAGGGCACAACCACTGTGGCGTTTAAATGTATTGACGGGGTAGTCATGGCTACTGACACTAGGGCAACTGTTCTGCCTGGATTTGTTGCTCATAAAAAAGTGAAGAAAGTGTATCAGGTGACCCGTAATGTCGGTATGACTATTGCCGGTGTGCCGGCTGAAGCCATAAACCTGCTCGATATTTTGAGGGCTAATGCTACGCTGTATCAGATACAGCGTAGGAGGCTGATCCCAGTGAAGGTTGTAGCTAGTTTGGCTTCGGTGGTCTTGTTCTCGCAGAGGCTCTTCCCCTACGAGGTTCAAGTAATCATAGGCGGGTACGATGATGAAGGCTACCACCTGTATTCGCTTGACCCATTTGGCAGCGCTATAGAGGATAATATGATCGCGACCGGATCCGGATCGCCGGTAGCGTATGGAGTTTTGGAGAGCGGATATAGGGATGAGATAAGGCTTGAAGAGGGCATAGCGCTTGCCGTGAAAGCCATCAATGCCGCCATCAGAAGAAACGTATTTACGGGCGACGACTTCAACATAGCGACAATAACTATGGAGAACGGGTACGTTGAGCTTTCAGAAGAAGAGAAGAGGAAAATAATCAGCAAAATATTATCTTAA